Genomic segment of Dunckerocampus dactyliophorus isolate RoL2022-P2 chromosome 13, RoL_Ddac_1.1, whole genome shotgun sequence:
CACTGTGTTTAGTATGAAGTAGGGGCGCACAAACTGAGGTTTCTTCTTGCTTTTTCTGGCAGGAGAACATTTTTCCCAGATTGAAATTATTACCGGTGAGTCGAAACTAGACAAATGCTCATGGAGTTTTGAATTAGTAAATGTGATTTTAGTTTGTGGAGATGAGAGTTTTATTTTCACGTTGCATTGAGCTGGTGCTGACAGAGTTAACTTGCTCAAACAAGTTAGCATGATTAATGTTGTTTACCTGGCATCAAGGCACACCGTGTGCCGTGCGAAGCAGTGTTAGGAAGTCAAACTCATGTGTGGTTATGGTTTTGTTGCTAGACTCGCTAGGTCAGTGTGTGTCTGCACTGTCCAAACGCTTTGCTGCTACTGAGGCCATCAGAGACTCGGTCAACAGTCTTCCCCATCGAGAGAAACACTCAGAGGTTCGCCACAGAAAGGACACTCGCCACCAACAGGAAGACAAAGCAAAAGCTAAGGTAGCGTCTAGGATACCTGCAGGCATTGTGTTACAATAATTATTGTAAAACATCATGCATTCAATTCACTCACACATGCATTCGATGCTGTCACTGTATTGTATTCAGTTACCCAATGGAAAAATCCCCACATCCATCCTCAAGAGGCCTAGCCCAAGTTATGGGATGGACACAGAACAGAGACGGAAAGGTGAACGGAGGGTTCGATTCCGGGAACCGGAGACTACAGTGCATGGTAAGGAAAAACGTGGACAGCTGGTAGAGACTGTGACTGTTCTCTGACATAGCAGATTCACAAAAAGGAGATGTGTATGTTTcgacccgacagtgataagtgaaatttTGTGTAGtcagattccttatttataagacttttgtagttagagcatagaaaacctatttacaatcttctaaatacaggttttaacactattagagcccactagacattaaataacagccctatagtcacctttacatttgcattacccgatatagtagatgCGATCATAGAAAATAGGACATaccatagactcacacatgttagtaGTACcgtgttgttgtttcttttttttacttcaggGACTTTTTGAGGTCGCTTATGTAATGTATAAATTCTTATAGAGTCGTACAGAGTCTTATACAGAGTTTTACAGCCAACTTTAACGCCAATAGGAGTGCTCAATTTCAACACAGAACACAGTTCAGCTTGCACACTTGTCTCCTCCTCACGCTGTCTCCCACAGCAACACTTCTTCCTCATGCACAAATAGCATTAACAGTGAGGTGCGTTCACGAACATCAGAATTCAGAATatcaacattactgacaccttgtgactagtgtagaatataCTCGTAGAATATCAatgtgtctttcaatgcgttttctgaatgtcaTATTTTAGAATTTTAGTATACTACATTGTGTCATGTTTTTCAATGCATCTTCAGAATGCCTTATAGTTTTaccttttagttcatttagtcatttttatgcttgaaaatgcttcatttaagccaaaaatacgtaaaatttgcttaaacatgcaaatctttccactaataataggccatagtcaaccacaaaacagtgacgaTTTGTTAATGAATTTGCAAAATTTGAAACGCGAagtggcgagagacgactgtactaAGAACCAGTGCTGCCATTTGGTGTACATGCTTCATTTACCTTTAAGGTCATGTGTTAATGACATTGCTCCACTCCAAAGTCGAATGCCTAAAAGTTGTACAAATTCAAGTTCAATCGTTCATTAATTTTCAACTGCTAATCCTGCTCAGGTGaaatggagcctatcccagttaaGTTTGAGTGAGAGGTGGGGTGCACCTTGGACTTGTCGCCAGTTGCCAGGGCTATACAGGACTATATGTCTatatgtttgtctctatgtgccagggacatacagacaaacaacctttcatgTGCACATTCACACCTTTAGAGTTTCcaattaaaggtgctgtctgtcatggttAAGTACTGCAGTGGGGGTGCTAGCATCTGAACATACTATATCCCACCCTcctcctgctcagccatgactgCTAATTGTCAATAGCTTCTTTGAGGCTGCGTGTATGtacgtatacagtatgtatgtgcgTGCACACTATAGGCATGTGCACGAGCcgtgagtgagtgacagccattcaCGCCATTCCCCCTTATCGGGCTGAATgacaaatctcattcagtttaacttGTTATTGTGACGCATATAGGCCTTTTTGTACACACTGTTCTGTGAAACtactgtaaattctggtgtataagctgcaccggtgTGTAAGTCGCACCTactaaatttagaagaaaacacagatttgttcttatataagtcgcaccggtgtataagccggtGTATaagcttctgtccaccagagggagccacgGGACCCAGACCCCAAAGCAAAAAGAGGGAAGCTGATGTCATGGCAAcgccccaatgaatgctttgctcagatgcaatgccttatgggaaaagtttaaaatgttgagggttttttttttattttaaagtcatattgggacctgtttgtatatttgtatatcctagctggtggtggtgttcttatatttattGGTTGAAAAAGGTGTCATTCGGAGCCAAGGAGGGATAGCACctctaacctaacatgcacgttctTGGACGGCGAGAGAAAACAGGAATACCAGGAGAAAACTCACATaaccacagggagaacatgcaatgtaacccgcctggttcagccagccctGTGTTCATTTCCGGCTTGAACCAGGGTACACAGATAGATTTAAATACACCTCACGGTGATACTTACACACGTCATCAGTGATAAACCCCGTCGTAGGGTGTTTCGGGTCTTTAATCATCAGACACTCTCGCCCGGGCGACCCAACCCGGGTTGATCAGACCCCGGCTTGTGTCCAAGTAGCGCACCACGGATCCCCCCAACGGATCCACAGCCACCGGGAGGCCTTTCTGCGGCCTCAAGGATGTTCTTGGTGGCTTTCTTTGACTGCAGTCCTCTAACTCCAAGGAGTTTGGACACTCGCTGTAGTGAGTGGCCTGCAAAAACCTCTGCAACCGATTTTGACTGGTTCACACTAGTAGTACTGAACAATAAGAAGCAAggcaataacaataacaataagagCAAAAACCTCTGCAACCGATTTTGACTGGTTCACACTAGTAGTACTGAACAATAAGAAGCAAGGCATTTGCAAACCTTCAGAGTAGGAGTTATGTAAAGCTCTTGTTGGGTCAGATTAGGATCTTGGGATGTGGTGACAACAGCTGCCCAAGGGGGAGGGgccaaggtgattttttttttttcatggggcccgtGGCACACCTGATCACACTACACACTACAATACCTCACCACTTTCATGTACTTTTactattttaaatgaaacaaaactaGTGAACTTGTCTttgagttgtgttttttttaggtaatATCAGACGAGTAGCAACGAGCGGCACtaatgttgtgtttatttatgtattttttttatcggtttccccccacattccaaaaacatgcatgttaggttaattggtgactctaaattgtccataggtatgaatgtgagtgtgaatggttggttgtcttgcgattggctggcgaccagtccagggtggaccccgcctctcgcctgaagtcaaaTGAAACAGGCTCCGGCAtactcgcgaccctagtgaggataagcggcatagaaaatggatggaaggatggaaaaAAGTTACTCTAAATCCGAACAAATCAAAGGTCAAAAggattgtgtttgacattggaggttttattgtatttgagTGGTACCAATTTTCTATGATTGTTCTTTTGTGCTACCTCTTATGCAAACAGCCCCTGTTATCGTTATACAATAGAGGGCGCATACTTTGCAGAAAATGACCAAAAGCCATCTAGAGATTGCTTTGTAACCTAATGTCCCTCTGGGAATCTGTACTATTGTACCGCTATTAAAAGTAATGCATTGCAGAGAAATGCCCAAACATAAGCAAAGTGATTTACTCCTCTGAATTAATTATGCATGCAAAAGAGGCAAGCTCCCAGTCTGCTCCAGAGAGATAGTCAAATCTCCTGGGATCAAACAGGCGGGTGTAGCTGCTGTGCATCCCATACTTGTTTGCCTTTCTTTTCTCCAGCTGACGGTTGCTTGTCTGTCTGACTTCACAGACATTCCTTCCCATGACAGCACAGGTGGTAAGTCCTGTATGGGAGTGCATGAGGAAGTGTATGCAGTACTGCTTTTTTCAAATTACGGCTGGAGTCAGTAAGCATCAGAGTGCTTAACACTATTACAGTGTGACAAGGCTCTCATAACATTAACCATTCACAACGTTGAGCCAATTAGGAGGACTCGTTAGGAGGAGACAACTAACCTTGGTTACATCCCTTTTATGTTTAGCCTATGAGATGACGCCCTCCCGACCCCACCTGGCCCTGTTCACCTGCCTATTCCTGATGATGTCCTTCCTGGGCGTGGCCATGTATTGCATAGACCGGCGGCGTCCACAGCGAGCCTGCGAGGAGCTGGAGGCCGCTCTGGCTGTCTATGTGCTGCACATGAAGCAACTTGTGTGGGGCTGTTGGATATGGCTGACCATGCAGTGATGGAGACAACCCACAAGGGTGATGTTGGACCACTTTTACAGTGATACATGTAGCTCTCATGACTCACGTCGATATGCAGGGGCGGCGTATTTACAACAATTCCAAGGTaattcttaaaaaataaaaaaataaaaggtggggggggggcaatgtgtttgttttttttagttcattgggcccagaattcctggcggcatCCCTGCCCACCTGCAGACCACAGTGATGGGCATGCCACTACTTATACTGTTCAATCTTCTTAAGTAGTTCTGACATTTTTGCACAGTTGCACTCACGTATCACTTGCTTGACACATTTGATTCATTATCTCCCTCTCCTCTATGTATTGTCTGTGACTGACATTGAatgcaaatatttatttttatagtacAGGATTTGTGACATTAAACCGGATGTGTACGTGCAGTACACTAGGAAGATCATAATATTCAGCTTTGGTCGAACGTCAGTTTGATACATTTGCACAATGTAATAGAAGAGctgtataaaaatgttttttattgactgtcagagaatttggcaggtaaaaatattagaaatactctcaataataaatgtattgataaatgaatacatatcttacagtgtcaatcaaaactgtgcATCATTATGTTTGCAAAGGCTTAGATTGAGCAGATGTACTGTAATTCATGTGGCTGACAAGTGTATTTGGCAGTTGGTACACATGCCAAACGAGGCGGCTGTGGATTCCATTGGCTGGCGTTTTGTCACATTACAGAACTGGTTGACACCTCCTGAAAAGCTGTTAATGTTTCTGATTTTTGAGATGATCTGTTACATTTCTTTCTAAAAGCAGTAATCGGCTTCCATTGTGCATATACGTGCATGATAATCAAGTCATTTTGAggccaaacaaacaacaaacggAACCAGTTGCAATGTGATTCCCTTTTATCGAAGCATAATTTCAAGCATGACATAAACATCTTTATGAGGGCACATCACACACACTGTGTACCTCCCATTATGAGCAATAACACACACGTACTCTAATTAGAGCTTCAGGTTATGGGAGTCAGCCTCGGAACTCAGTGGAAAGGGAAGGTTTTTAATGTCAAAGCAATACATAATACTTTGTAAAAAGATGTGTTGTAGCACATTTAGCTTAGCTGCATTTCACGTATGGCCACTTTGAAAGAAGTGCCTTTAAGGAagcttttcttgttttgtttttttttatgatttcgATTGTTTTGAATAAAACTGTTAACAAGTAGGAAGAGACTTGACCTCTGATGACTTTTCCACATCTTTTATGGTATACACTATAAGTATTTAAAGTGAAATACAGTCTATACATATatatcagggctgtcaaatgattccaaattttaatcaaattagtttacaaaattaatcatgattaatcagcatttgcaactatgtgtgaaagattccctttttactgtatttttttttaacaaaaaaagataaatgacaggacagcgGGTTGacatggtgcgcatgcgttaattacacaaaaaatttTAATGTGATTAATTGAATAAATTAGTTATCGCCattaatgtgctatttttgacagccctaatatatttATAAGCCTGAGGTACTATGAGATACAAGTTGCTAATAGTAGATTGTGGCTGGCTGCAGAAGCACAGTGAATATTTGTTTATAGTCTGGGTACACAAAAGCACATGTTGTTTTATTAGGTATGCTGCAGCATGCAGGGTGAAGAAGAAAAGTCTACCCTCGGAATACATTTATTGGTGTATAAAAACAAGATTTATATATGGTCCCctcacatctaaaaaacacCTTATTATTTTTAGCTCGTCATGCATTTGGTCTCATGCATAAGGTTCACAAACACACGATCCAACAAAGCGTCCAAGCCGATAACACGGCCTTTCTGAACAGCAGGGAGTTGTTGGCATTAAAGAGCTTTAATGGGTGAATGAACAACTATTGGTGTTTTTTGAGGGGAAATCAATCGGCAATGGAGAACAAAGTTAAAGCCTTCACTTGGACTCTATCTGTGCACAACGGGAGCAGAAGCCAATTGATTTTGATTGTCTACAGAGGGAAACGGTGCTGTTTCTCATGGCAGGCAAGAAGACGGTGTGGTGCATGTGTGagtatgcgtgtatgtgtgcatcCTTTGCTTTCTAGATGAGGCCGGTTTTGAGGTCAGAGCCGTGACGAGACGAAGAGCGTCCCAGCAGCAGGTCCTTTTCGTGGATGAGACTGTCCAGCAGGTCTTCTTGCCTGTAGTTGTGGTAGACCTTGAGGAAGGCCAGCACAGCGATCCCCAGCCAGGTGAGCCATGCAGCCCACAAGCCAAACTGTAAGAGGAACAAAATAGAAATTAGAAGTGTCTGTAATTATAAGTGACTCTTTTATGATGATGACCCACCTGAGCTATAGCAAACTGGTCATAGAAAGCGGAATTGTTCACACCCAGCTCTAGATCAGTGTCCTGCAGGTCCTCGCAACTACATAAAACAATACACAAAAGGatgataacatttttttaaccaagaaTGGCACTAAGGAGAGCACAGATAACCTTAAcatgtttagtttagtttaaatgttccactccagtcctgaaGGTGGCAGTAACCTGCGTAAAAGATGGGTGACAACCACCACACACGGTTAGCTTGTTTCATGACAGCTCCTACTACACAATTTGGCAGGGAAGTAATAGCAAAAAGTGAAAGGAAATGCCACTTTTCCATGGCTTAGAACCAGCCCGGCTCTGTTTGCCTCAGTGTAGGGCAGTCACTTCAAGATAGTACAGTGACAAACTGAAAACAACGCTCCAATTAatatccaatgaatccattccagacactccgagactgttaacacaaaacacatttaatagacaataattatagttttacatgcagaaagtgatgcaaaaataattagaaaatgtcaaatgaatggacaactgaacatttaacattttatctagttttgttggaaaaaacccacaaaaccatcaataaacaaaataataaacacatgatTCTGCTGCAACTGCCAtttataaaattgtaaaaatcaaACACAATATCAACTACCTTGCCGTTTAAtataaacaattaaaaaaacaacaaccgctGGCAGCAGTGACGCTGCGGAAGTGCGCCGGCGAGGTGGGGATGTGTGCTGTGTTTGACTCTGGACGCCACAAACATGCTAcagtaagtttgaatgcttatgtgtTGTTGTTCcaaccagaaatgagtgttatggatgtaaaatgacacCTGAAATGAAACCTGTCACCCTCAATGCACCACCGGGTCGACTGTTACGCAGGAACCGGGCTACATGTGTATGCAATGCAGCCAATGACGGCGCCACtcccgtcacatttacatacctctgaaatgactacagtcttctctttaagctgtAAAATTCGGAGGTCTCCCACCCTGgtctcggtacggtccatcgcctttctcttttgtgcggtccaagtgtttgttatgttgtgtatttctctacaactctgatataaacaacctaaaatggctcccgcggcccacaatgcatggcgcgatcacgtgcaagtatcaTGAGATTTCGtcgtaaacaaaccggacggtattttggacACTAAACTAGcgggcgaacgcaagccaaggcaaaaaaaaaaaatctgttttatcTCAACACCATCTCAACAACGAACCATCTGATCGAAACCTCATCTCTAATTTTGCATTATATTTGTGCTTGGTAATGAAAAAGAAGAAGTTGTGCGTCGTTTTCTCACCTGCTGGGCATGTTGCCTCCCTCTGTGATGGAGTCGCACCACAGGTTGAAGCCCACACTGACCATGGTGCTGGACAGGAAGACGGTGAAGACCACCAGGGAGCTGATCAGCAGGTTGAGGAAGGCATTGAAGATGGAGCTGCAGAAACAATGGCGGGAATGATTCTTAGGAAATCCATTCGATAAtataatacagtggtgccttggttaacatcattaatccgttccaaaaggtccgtcTCAAACTAAAACGggctctaaccaaagcaaattttcccatagaaaataatgtaaatccaaaaacacacaaaaaacgttaacacaaaacacattttatagacaataattacagttttacatgcacaaaatgatgcaaaaataattacaaatgaatggacaactgaacacttaacatgacttttacctagttttgttggaaacccccccccaaaaaaaccccatcaattaacaaaaataaaaaataaacatattattctgctgcaatcacagtttgcaaaaatgtaaaaaatatatccaaCTAAATATCAACGTACTAGAACCAATTAATGTACCTTAATAAAACGCTGCCGGCAGTGATGTTGCGGAAGTGCGCCGGGTTGACAGACTGTCACGCGGGAACCAGAGAGgtgtatgcatgtactgtatgtgtgtgtgcaccgcaGCTGATGACAACACCCGCCTCTGagccatacctctgaaatgacgacggtctCCTCTTTAAGCTGTAAAATTCGTAGTACTTGCATCCTTGTCTCGGTACAATCCATCaattttctcttttgtgcggtccatgcATTTTGTTACGTTGTGTATCTCTCTCTAGCCCAGCAAATCTCATATAGACAAACGGCACGTGATCCAAGATTGTGGCGTCAACAAaccggacggtattttggacgGTAAACTAGCGGGCgaatgcaagccaaggcaaaattttagcaaaaattttggatgtaggcctgtcacaataatcaataaatcaattaaccacacgataaataaaaacaaacccgATAATTTTGACGGCgttgatatattgacatgtgcgtgcgtgtttgatttcctcctctctctccacCACACAGGTCATCAGGACGAAGGAACGTTTGCTTAGGGAAGTATTTTCCCGTATTTTCCtttcttgcccaaagtcagctgggataggctccagcatacccccacgaccctaaaggATGGAAAGATGGATAATTTATCATGTTGTTTGTGtcattgattttatttaaaagctcttgacattccaattacaatatgaaatattattgaGAAATTAAATTGTATtgctttaatatattattatatattattattattattattagtagtagtattattatgccatattatctatattattattattattattatttttattattattattattattgttatgccatatattagtatattattattattattattatattattattattattgttattattatattattattattattattattattatgccatatattattgttacattcatgaaaaatggtctcaaaataatgttgacaatattatTGTTTATCGTCAATAATTTTTAGGACAATTATCCTCCAGCATCGTGACAAACCtgtttggatgttaaccaaaaaatgtgCTAATTGGGTTGTAcattaaccaaggtaccactgtattactgtataatataatacatatttttcaatatatatattttaaagtgaTTATGTGCAAACAATGGCATTGTCATGGCATCCCTGAAATATTCAGCTTGCAAAGATCCAACTAGATTGTTCTGGTGTACCCATATGATGTACCGACCCATATTCTCACAGCCTCTAAGGGGCATCTGCATGATATGTTGAAATTGCTATGATGTGCTGTGATGTAGTGATTAGCATTACAGCTTTAAGTGAGTGAAATAGAGCTAGGCCTGTCATATAACACTATGTCATACTGACGCGTTGATGATTAGGTTTAAGGCAGCCCCTAACTGTCGTTCCTCCGTCTTCTGAGCATGACTGCCattcttatactgtatgtgtctgaTGGTGGGAGCAGCTTGCAGTCAGGGCGTTGCAGGGGCATTAAAATCTTAACATTGAATGGTTCACTACTCACTCGTCGTGTCCTTTGCACAGGAAGAAGAGCAGCCTCCAAGCCTGCACTGCGGACAAGATGAGGGAGGCTATCCCGACAAAAGTGATGAAGCTGCAGGACGACTCGGGTCCCCACTCCTCCACGATGAATCGCTGCTTCGACACGGTGATGTTCTCATTCTGCCACATCCCACGCGTGAACAGCAgacatttccccccaaaatccTCCGTGTTTTCGGACAGCGGCACCACGGCGATGAAACCGAACACAAAGGACAAAAAATAGAGAATGCATTGGGCGAAAATTAAATTGTCGAGGGCCATTTTTTCCCTCCTCCGTGCAGGGTCCTGGAGAGACCGCGCATGCACAGTGTGGAGACAGGCGCAGCATCCACTGTTGCCAattcctcagtaagaaaagtagctattggctgttctAGAAGTCGCTCATCACCTCATCACTATCACCATCACCTCatacaaataaaatcattttaattagggctgtcaaagttaacatgtTAATGAGGCATAAACGGAAGTTTTCTGTAACAGCACTATTTTTTTACGTGATTAacatgcgcacgtcctgtttgaccctcttcccacaccgtagtttgaggaagtagcTGTGAAAAGTTTATTCTGATTTATTATATTCAaattagcttcaaagccctggcagatggctctcgcaacaaagccaaagttatttgtatctactgtcgctgcgATTTGAATTGTCACTAAGTTGACCTGCCAGAGAGAAAGGACCTGCGAGAAGttactgaagcactgccggtattttttttcttgtaattcaTGCAGCGGTATCTTGGCATAGGAGTGtaccaactaacgagtgtttttttaagATGCGAGACATTTCTAGACTGATGTTTTTGCGTTGAACTgctagctaaaatttgggtacgagctgctagttaacggcaggcatagccgaggacagctgttTGGGGCTTATGTCAATGTCATCATAGCTGAAGATctagcagtgctagcattagctgactagctagtcaccaggaaagatcgtcagtaaaacatacgtacttTATAGGAATCTAACAAATATGCACACTGGCACTCAATAAGGTCggcaaatcttacctttatgcatttccacatagtatcaacatttgggaccaaatatgaggtgaaagaaaaatggtaaaaatacagtatagtttgtctgtacagcgtgggacaaagttacatggtgcattcaaggaccgtcaagcAAAATGCGACAagaggggggggaggggggggggtctgAATGTATATtggttttttaaataaaataatgtcccaTGTTCCCAAAATTGACacccctttacataaaatttgatgtagttattgtagTTGCGTATGAAATCGTTCACCACAAAAGAGATTTACACCCCtacttattattagggatgtccgataatatcggctcaACAATATTATCGGCCCCATTTTAGCATTAAAATGTGATATTGGTAGATATTGGTATTGGGTTTCTTCCCTGCAATAAAAatggatttaaaataaatgctGTATAGATTTTAGATTTTAATGTtgacatggccaggatgacaccacagtttgttcacatacagtgcaagcccacctcctttgcgggTGAGGTGTTCCTGGCATGCCCACCCGGACagagacctaggacacgctggaggggttatgtctcacagctcGCCTGGGAATGTCTCGGTGTCCTTCCGGtagagctggaggaggaggccgGGGACCGTGAGTCTGGGCTTTCCTTCTTAGACTGCTGCCCTCGCAACTCGGACCTGGacaagcggaggaaaatggatggatggatggatggatggatggatggatggatgggtagataGCACTTTGATGTTTAGCACTTCAGCAACTCTCTATTTAAGCAAGAGATGTTCTCATACTATTACAGGTTATCCACTTATGTTGCAAACAtgtagctgttagcatgctagctaacAGCATTGTTAGCTTCATTGTCATAGTAcgcagtacatactgtagtacaCAGGGGAATTATTTTGAAAGGCAAACCCCAAAAGCCAccaatttggtctcaaatgctgggTCAAAGGTTAGCAACAGGTAAGAGGCCTGTTTAAAATGTATGGCAATTTTTccggttattattattacctttaCATTGAACTTATTATTTGTGATTCACTAACAAAGTCAAATTTCGTGATGTGTATGCAATgttactatccatccatccatccatccatccatccatccatcttctatgccacttctcattagggttgcggggttacgctggagcctatcacagctgattccgggcgacaggcggggtacaccctggactggttgccagccaatcacagggcacatatagacaatcaatcattcacactcacattcatacctatggacaatttagagtctccaattaagctaacatgcatgtttttggaatgtgggaggaaaccggagcacccggagaaaacccacacacgcacggagagaacatgcagtGTTACTATATAAGAAGAAATGTAACCGATTAGGACCAGCACACATGACCAATAATGACCTTTATATAAATACACaaccgtacacacacacacacacacacacacacactaatgaattgtttgatacaaaaaaaatctgctccGCTTCACCAAGGCTGTCTGGATCACTAAGTCCTGCTCACAGCGCCATCTACTGGACAAGTGCATCATGTCTTCTCTTTCTTGCTTGATGTACTGTGCAGCTTTTGTCAGTTGAAGCTGctgaaagagagagaaagagggagagagagaaagagggagagagagatgGTGTGGGACTAAATAATTCAAGGACTGATTAGAAATGTTTGAAAGATGTATCGAACTCGGAAAGATGCTGATGTGAGGAGCGTCAACACCGACTAACTAATAAGAGACTAATTTGACAAATCAGACAAAATGAATAGTGCAGTTTCCTGGAAAGTCTCCAAGGCTCGTGGTGACAAGTAATTTATATGAGAGTTGTGCACACACTAGACACTTATTTGTATCCATCTTGCAAACTGCACAATTTTGCATCCACTCTGCACGTGATTTATGTGCAACTTGGCGCTGCTCCTCACTTTTCCACGGCGGTATCAGACGAGCTTTGTCATTGTACACTGCAGCACTATAAAGCA
This window contains:
- the LOC129192866 gene encoding transmembrane protein 179 — encoded protein: MALDNLIFAQCILYFLSFVFGFIAVVPLSENTEDFGGKCLLFTRGMWQNENITVSKQRFIVEEWGPESSCSFITFVGIASLILSAVQAWRLLFFLCKGHDDSIFNAFLNLLISSLVVFTVFLSSTMVSVGFNLWCDSITEGGNMPSSCEDLQDTDLELGVNNSAFYDQFAIAQFGLWAAWLTWLGIAVLAFLKVYHNYRQEDLLDSLIHEKDLLLGRSSSRHGSDLKTGLI